In a genomic window of Phacochoerus africanus isolate WHEZ1 chromosome 6, ROS_Pafr_v1, whole genome shotgun sequence:
- the KYAT3 gene encoding kynurenine--oxoglutarate transaminase 3 isoform X3, which yields MSSKFKNAKRIEGLDSNVWVEFTQLAADPTVVNLGQGLPDISPPEYVKETLAKIAAIDSMNQYTRGFGHLSLVKALSCLYGKFYQKQINPTEEIVVTVGAYGSLFNAIQGFIEEGDEVIVMVPFYDCYGPMVSMAGGTPVFVPLRSKPVDGKRWCSSDWTLDPQELASKFNSKTKAIILNTPHNPLGKVFTREELQVIADLCIKHDTLCISDEVYEWIVYTGKKHFKIATFPGMWERTITIGSAGKTFSVTGWKLGWSIGPKHLIKHLQTVNQNSIFACATPLQEALAQALWIDIKRMDEPECYFNSLPKELEGKRDRMVRLLDSAGLRPIVPDGGYFIIADVSLLDADLSDMKDSSEPYDYKFVKWMTKNKKLSAIPVSAFCNAEVKSQFEKFVRFCFIKKDTTLDAAEEIIKAWSSQKS from the exons atGTCTTCGAAATTCAAAAATGCAAAACGAATTGAAGGCCTTGACAGCAATGTATG GGTCGAATTCACCCAGTTGGCTGCAGACCCCACCGTCGTCAATCTTGGCCAAGGCCTCCCAGACATTTCCCCCCCTGAGTACGTCAAGGAGACACTGGCGAAGATCGCAGCCATTGACAGTATGAATCAGTACACACGGGGCTTT GGTCATCTATCACTTGTGAAAGCTCTGTCCTGCCTGTATGGAAAGTTTTATCAAAAGCAAATCAATCCCACTGAAGAAATCGTTGTGACAGTGGGAGCGTATGGATCTCTGTTTAATGCCATTCAAGGATTCATCGAGGAGGGAGACGAA GTCATAGTGATGGTGCCTTTCTATGACTGCTACGGGCCCATGGTGAGCATGGCCGGAGGAACGCCCGTTTTTGTTCCCCTGCGATCG AAACCTGTTGATGGGAAAAGATGGTGCAGTTCTGACTGGACGTTAGATCCTCAAGAACTGGCAAGCAAatttaattccaaaaccaaagctATAATACTGAATACGCCTCATAACCCTCTTGGCAAG GTGTTCACCAGGGAGGAACTCCAGGTAATCGCTGACCTCTGCATCAAACACGACACACTCTGCATCAGTGATGAGGTCTATGAATGGATCGTGTACACCGGAAAGAAGCACTTTAAAATAG ccaCTTTTCCAGGTATGTGGGAAAGAACAATAACCATAGGAAGTGCGGGGAAGACTTTCAGTGTAACTGGCTGGAAG ctggGCTGGTCCATTGGTCCTAAACACTTGATAAAACACTTACAGACAGTTAACCAAAACAGCATCTTTGCCTGCGCCACTCCCTTGCAG GAGGCCTTGGCTCAAGCACTGTGGATCGACATCAAGCGCATGGACGAGCCGGAGTGTTACTTTAATTCTTTGCCGAAGGAGCTGGAGGGGAAAAGGGACCGGATGGTACGGCTGCTTGACAGTGCCGGCCTGAGACCCATAGTTCCTGACGGGGGTTACTTCATCATCGCCGACGTGTCTCTGCTAG ATGCAGACCTGTCTGATATGAAGGACAGCAGCGAACCTTATGACTATAAATTTGTGAAGTGGATGACTAAAAATAAG AAACTGTCAGCCATCCCAGTTTCAGCCTTCTGTAATGCAGAGGTCAAATCACAGTTTGAGAAATTTGTGCGATTTTGCTTCATTAAA
- the KYAT3 gene encoding kynurenine--oxoglutarate transaminase 3 isoform X4, whose translation MFLAQRSLCTLGSKVLRTVSASKILGLSTSTKMSSKFKNAKRIEGLDSNVWVEFTQLAADPTVVNLGQGLPDISPPEYVKETLAKIAAIDSMNQYTRGFGHLSLVKALSCLYGKFYQKQINPTEEIVVTVGAYGSLFNAIQGFIEEGDEVIVMVPFYDCYGPMVSMAGGTPVFVPLRSKPVDGKRWCSSDWTLDPQELASKFNSKTKAIILNTPHNPLGKVFTREELQVIADLCIKHDTLCISDEVYEWIVYTGKKHFKIATFPGMWERTITIGSAGKTFSVTGWKLGWSIGPKHLIKHLQTVNQNSIFACATPLQEALAQALWIDIKRMDEPECYFNSLPKELEGKRDRMVRLLDSAGLRPIVPDGGYFIIADVSLLETVSHPSFSLL comes from the exons aaaatGTCTTCGAAATTCAAAAATGCAAAACGAATTGAAGGCCTTGACAGCAATGTATG GGTCGAATTCACCCAGTTGGCTGCAGACCCCACCGTCGTCAATCTTGGCCAAGGCCTCCCAGACATTTCCCCCCCTGAGTACGTCAAGGAGACACTGGCGAAGATCGCAGCCATTGACAGTATGAATCAGTACACACGGGGCTTT GGTCATCTATCACTTGTGAAAGCTCTGTCCTGCCTGTATGGAAAGTTTTATCAAAAGCAAATCAATCCCACTGAAGAAATCGTTGTGACAGTGGGAGCGTATGGATCTCTGTTTAATGCCATTCAAGGATTCATCGAGGAGGGAGACGAA GTCATAGTGATGGTGCCTTTCTATGACTGCTACGGGCCCATGGTGAGCATGGCCGGAGGAACGCCCGTTTTTGTTCCCCTGCGATCG AAACCTGTTGATGGGAAAAGATGGTGCAGTTCTGACTGGACGTTAGATCCTCAAGAACTGGCAAGCAAatttaattccaaaaccaaagctATAATACTGAATACGCCTCATAACCCTCTTGGCAAG GTGTTCACCAGGGAGGAACTCCAGGTAATCGCTGACCTCTGCATCAAACACGACACACTCTGCATCAGTGATGAGGTCTATGAATGGATCGTGTACACCGGAAAGAAGCACTTTAAAATAG ccaCTTTTCCAGGTATGTGGGAAAGAACAATAACCATAGGAAGTGCGGGGAAGACTTTCAGTGTAACTGGCTGGAAG ctggGCTGGTCCATTGGTCCTAAACACTTGATAAAACACTTACAGACAGTTAACCAAAACAGCATCTTTGCCTGCGCCACTCCCTTGCAG GAGGCCTTGGCTCAAGCACTGTGGATCGACATCAAGCGCATGGACGAGCCGGAGTGTTACTTTAATTCTTTGCCGAAGGAGCTGGAGGGGAAAAGGGACCGGATGGTACGGCTGCTTGACAGTGCCGGCCTGAGACCCATAGTTCCTGACGGGGGTTACTTCATCATCGCCGACGTGTCTCTGCTAG AAACTGTCAGCCATCCCAGTTTCAGCCTTCTGTAA
- the KYAT3 gene encoding kynurenine--oxoglutarate transaminase 3 isoform X2: MKMSSKFKNAKRIEGLDSNVWVEFTQLAADPTVVNLGQGLPDISPPEYVKETLAKIAAIDSMNQYTRGFGHLSLVKALSCLYGKFYQKQINPTEEIVVTVGAYGSLFNAIQGFIEEGDEVIVMVPFYDCYGPMVSMAGGTPVFVPLRSKPVDGKRWCSSDWTLDPQELASKFNSKTKAIILNTPHNPLGKVFTREELQVIADLCIKHDTLCISDEVYEWIVYTGKKHFKIATFPGMWERTITIGSAGKTFSVTGWKLGWSIGPKHLIKHLQTVNQNSIFACATPLQEALAQALWIDIKRMDEPECYFNSLPKELEGKRDRMVRLLDSAGLRPIVPDGGYFIIADVSLLDADLSDMKDSSEPYDYKFVKWMTKNKKLSAIPVSAFCNAEVKSQFEKFVRFCFIKKDTTLDAAEEIIKAWSSQKS, encoded by the exons aaaatGTCTTCGAAATTCAAAAATGCAAAACGAATTGAAGGCCTTGACAGCAATGTATG GGTCGAATTCACCCAGTTGGCTGCAGACCCCACCGTCGTCAATCTTGGCCAAGGCCTCCCAGACATTTCCCCCCCTGAGTACGTCAAGGAGACACTGGCGAAGATCGCAGCCATTGACAGTATGAATCAGTACACACGGGGCTTT GGTCATCTATCACTTGTGAAAGCTCTGTCCTGCCTGTATGGAAAGTTTTATCAAAAGCAAATCAATCCCACTGAAGAAATCGTTGTGACAGTGGGAGCGTATGGATCTCTGTTTAATGCCATTCAAGGATTCATCGAGGAGGGAGACGAA GTCATAGTGATGGTGCCTTTCTATGACTGCTACGGGCCCATGGTGAGCATGGCCGGAGGAACGCCCGTTTTTGTTCCCCTGCGATCG AAACCTGTTGATGGGAAAAGATGGTGCAGTTCTGACTGGACGTTAGATCCTCAAGAACTGGCAAGCAAatttaattccaaaaccaaagctATAATACTGAATACGCCTCATAACCCTCTTGGCAAG GTGTTCACCAGGGAGGAACTCCAGGTAATCGCTGACCTCTGCATCAAACACGACACACTCTGCATCAGTGATGAGGTCTATGAATGGATCGTGTACACCGGAAAGAAGCACTTTAAAATAG ccaCTTTTCCAGGTATGTGGGAAAGAACAATAACCATAGGAAGTGCGGGGAAGACTTTCAGTGTAACTGGCTGGAAG ctggGCTGGTCCATTGGTCCTAAACACTTGATAAAACACTTACAGACAGTTAACCAAAACAGCATCTTTGCCTGCGCCACTCCCTTGCAG GAGGCCTTGGCTCAAGCACTGTGGATCGACATCAAGCGCATGGACGAGCCGGAGTGTTACTTTAATTCTTTGCCGAAGGAGCTGGAGGGGAAAAGGGACCGGATGGTACGGCTGCTTGACAGTGCCGGCCTGAGACCCATAGTTCCTGACGGGGGTTACTTCATCATCGCCGACGTGTCTCTGCTAG ATGCAGACCTGTCTGATATGAAGGACAGCAGCGAACCTTATGACTATAAATTTGTGAAGTGGATGACTAAAAATAAG AAACTGTCAGCCATCCCAGTTTCAGCCTTCTGTAATGCAGAGGTCAAATCACAGTTTGAGAAATTTGTGCGATTTTGCTTCATTAAA